CGGCTCGCTGCACGCGGTGAACCAGCTGGCACCGCTCATGCGGAGCGGCCGGGTGGCGCCGTTCATCCTGATCGCCCCGCGGATGAACCTGCTGGCCGGGGTGGACACCGGCTGCGCCAACATCACCGGCACGGTCGACGCCGACACCTGGCTCAGCGTGGACGTGCCGAAGATGGTCACCGACAACTTCCGCGCCCAGTCCGGGCCGGCCGGCTGGGCGGTGGCCGGGTACTCGGCGGGCGGGCACTGCGCGACCAAGCTCGCCGTCGCCCACCCCGACCGCTACCGGGCCGCGGTCAGCATGTCCGGGTACAACGACCCGATCGGTGAACGCAACTCGCTGGCCTCCGAGACCCCGGCCCTGCGCCGCGCCAACAACCCCTACGTGCTGCTGCGCGACGACCGCGTCCCGCCCGCGATCGCGCTGTACGAGTCCGGTCAGCCCGGCGACGGCTACGAGGCGGCCATGGGCCTCGAACAGGTCGCGAAGGCGCCGACGACCGTGCACGTCGTCTACATCCCGAAGAGCGCGGGCGGCCACAACATGGCGCTGTGGCGGCCGCAGGTGGTGCCGTCCTTCGTCTGGCTGACCGAGGAGATGGGACTGCTGCACGGCCGCGCGGGCGCTACTCCTCACGCACGGTCGAGCGCCGGTTCCAGGCCCGCGGAGCTCGCCAGTGGAACCGCATCGCGAGCAGGCGCAGCACGAAGGCCGTGAGCGCCGCGAGCCCGCTGGTGAACGGGGTGAGGGCGTCGTAGCGGATGCACAGGACGACCATGGTGGCGCCGACGATCGCCGGGACCGCGTACAGGTCGCGGTCCCAGCGCAGCAGCGAGGGCACCTCGTTGGCGAGCACGTCCCTGAGCACACCGCCGCCGACGGCGGTGGCGAGGCCGAGGGTCGCCGACTGGGTGAGGCCGAGCCCGTACTCGTACGCCTTGGTCGTCCCGGCGACGCAGAACAGGCCGAGGCCCGCCGCGTCGAAGACGTTCACACCGACCTGGATGCGCTCCACGTGCGGGTGCAGGAAGAAGACCAGGAGGGCGGCGAGCAGCGGGGTG
Above is a window of Streptomyces griseorubiginosus DNA encoding:
- a CDS encoding alpha/beta hydrolase, producing MSLTGTAFLYTLIVLSVVAVALPLALWSRIRGPRALRATARLLMVLFAQGTAVALVFVLVNNQNNLYDNWADLLGTGDHVQQAANLGADGTGGIALKRLPRVKQRFTNAGGPGMKGVRVTQLKGRVSGVNAEVYAWLPPQYHEPAYRHHKFPVVELLSGYPGSAKAWFGSLHAVNQLAPLMRSGRVAPFILIAPRMNLLAGVDTGCANITGTVDADTWLSVDVPKMVTDNFRAQSGPAGWAVAGYSAGGHCATKLAVAHPDRYRAAVSMSGYNDPIGERNSLASETPALRRANNPYVLLRDDRVPPAIALYESGQPGDGYEAAMGLEQVAKAPTTVHVVYIPKSAGGHNMALWRPQVVPSFVWLTEEMGLLHGRAGATPHARSSAGSRPAELASGTASRAGAARRP
- a CDS encoding trimeric intracellular cation channel family protein, producing MLQQLFSPSVQHTLDLVGIFVFAISGALLAVRKNFDVFGIAVLAEVTALGGGLFRDLIIGAVPPAAFTDLGYFLTPLLAALLVFFLHPHVERIQVGVNVFDAAGLGLFCVAGTTKAYEYGLGLTQSATLGLATAVGGGVLRDVLANEVPSLLRWDRDLYAVPAIVGATMVVLCIRYDALTPFTSGLAALTAFVLRLLAMRFHWRAPRAWNRRSTVREE